A genome region from Dickeya chrysanthemi NCPPB 402 includes the following:
- the purF gene encoding amidophosphoribosyltransferase, producing MCGIVGIAGFTPVNQSIYDALTVLQHRGQDAAGIVTINETNCFRLRKANGLVKDVFEARHMQRLQGNMGIGHVRYPTAGSSSASEAQPFYVNSPFGITLAHNGNLTNAHELRQKLFEEGRRHVNTTSDSEILLNVFAKELDRFQHYPLEADNIFAAVAAVHQQIRGAYACIGMIIGHGMVAFRDPNGIRPLVIGKRELNDGRNEYIVASESVALDTLGFEFLRDVAPGEAVYITENGQLFTRQCAENPKSHPCLFEYVYFARPDSFIDKISVYSARVRMGQKLGEKIARQWEELDIDVVIPIPETSCDIALEIARIINKPYRQGFVKNRYVGRTFIMPGQQTRIKSVRRKLNANRAEFRGKNVLLVDDSIVRGTTSQQIVEMAREAGARRVYLASAAPEIRFPNVYGIDMPSVNELIAHGREVEEIRQIIGADALIFQDLDDLIDAVREDNPEIVQFECSVFNGVYVTKDVNQDYLDYLEALRNDDAKAMRSQNEVEDLELHNEG from the coding sequence ATGTGCGGTATTGTCGGTATCGCCGGTTTTACACCGGTCAACCAGTCGATTTATGACGCGTTAACGGTGTTACAGCACCGTGGGCAGGATGCCGCAGGCATCGTCACCATTAATGAGACCAATTGCTTTCGTCTGCGCAAAGCAAACGGCCTGGTGAAGGATGTGTTTGAAGCCCGGCACATGCAGCGGTTGCAGGGCAACATGGGGATTGGCCATGTCCGCTATCCTACAGCAGGCAGTTCCAGTGCCTCAGAGGCCCAGCCTTTTTACGTCAACTCCCCATTCGGGATCACGCTGGCGCATAACGGTAACCTGACCAATGCCCATGAACTGCGTCAGAAGCTGTTCGAAGAAGGGCGCCGCCACGTCAATACCACCTCCGATTCCGAAATTCTGCTGAACGTGTTTGCCAAAGAACTGGACCGTTTTCAGCACTACCCGCTGGAAGCCGATAACATCTTTGCCGCAGTGGCGGCAGTGCACCAGCAGATTCGTGGTGCTTACGCCTGTATCGGCATGATTATCGGTCACGGTATGGTTGCGTTTCGGGATCCGAACGGCATCCGCCCGTTGGTGATCGGTAAGCGTGAACTGAACGATGGCCGCAACGAATATATCGTGGCGTCGGAAAGCGTCGCGCTGGATACCCTGGGTTTTGAATTCCTGCGTGATGTGGCGCCGGGTGAAGCGGTGTACATCACCGAGAACGGTCAGCTATTTACTCGCCAGTGCGCTGAAAACCCGAAAAGCCACCCATGCCTGTTCGAATATGTTTATTTTGCTCGCCCCGATTCCTTTATCGACAAGATTTCGGTTTATAGCGCGCGTGTACGCATGGGTCAGAAGCTGGGCGAGAAGATTGCCCGCCAGTGGGAAGAGTTGGATATCGACGTGGTGATTCCGATTCCGGAGACGTCTTGTGATATCGCGCTGGAAATTGCTCGTATTATCAACAAGCCTTACCGCCAGGGCTTTGTGAAGAACCGCTACGTCGGCCGTACCTTTATCATGCCGGGCCAGCAGACTCGCATCAAATCCGTGCGTCGTAAGCTGAATGCCAACCGGGCGGAATTCCGCGGCAAGAATGTACTGCTGGTGGATGACTCCATCGTGCGCGGCACCACCTCTCAACAGATTGTGGAAATGGCGCGTGAAGCGGGCGCCCGTCGGGTTTATCTGGCCTCCGCGGCACCGGAAATTCGTTTCCCGAATGTGTACGGGATTGACATGCCAAGCGTTAATGAACTGATCGCTCACGGCCGTGAAGTGGAAGAAATCCGTCAGATTATTGGTGCCGATGCGCTGATTTTCCAGGATCTGGACGATTTGATCGACGCCGTGCGTGAAGATAACCCGGAAATTGTTCAGTTTGAATGCTCAGTGTTCAACGGTGTTTATGTCACCAAAGATGTGAATCAGGATTATCTGGACTACCTGGAAGCATTACGTAATGACGATGCCAAAGCGATGCGTAGCCAGAATGAAGTCGAAGATCTGGAACTGCACAACGAAGGTTGA
- a CDS encoding UbiX family flavin prenyltransferase, translating into MKRLIVGISGASGVIYGVRLLQVLQPVSGVETHLVMSPAARQTLSLETELAVRDVQSLADVVHDSRDIAASISSGSFKTAGMAILPCSIKTLSGITHSYTDSLLTRAADVVLKERRPLVLCVRETPLHIGHLRLMNAAAEMGAVIMPPVPAFYHRPQTVQDIIDQTVNRVLDQFDIALPQDLFTRWQGA; encoded by the coding sequence ATGAAGCGACTGATTGTCGGTATTTCCGGCGCCAGCGGCGTGATCTATGGAGTGCGGTTGTTGCAGGTGCTACAACCAGTGAGCGGGGTTGAAACGCATCTGGTGATGAGCCCTGCGGCCCGGCAAACGCTATCGCTGGAGACGGAACTGGCCGTGCGCGATGTACAGTCGTTGGCCGATGTGGTGCACGATTCCCGCGATATCGCCGCCAGCATTTCATCCGGGTCGTTCAAAACCGCAGGGATGGCGATTCTTCCCTGTTCTATCAAAACCCTGTCCGGCATTACCCATAGCTATACCGACAGCCTGTTGACTCGTGCAGCAGACGTGGTGCTGAAAGAGCGTCGCCCGCTGGTGCTGTGCGTGCGGGAAACGCCGCTTCATATTGGTCATCTGCGGTTAATGAATGCGGCCGCAGAAATGGGCGCGGTGATCATGCCGCCGGTGCCTGCGTTTTATCACCGCCCACAAACTGTGCAAGATATCATCGATCAGACGGTTAACCGCGTACTCGATCAGTTTGATATTGCATTACCGCAGGATCTGTTTACCCGCTGGCAGGGGGCGTAA
- the argT gene encoding lysine/arginine/ornithine ABC transporter substrate-binding protein ArgT: protein MKKMLKLLPLALVLAAGSAFAEVPKNIKIGTDPTYAPFESKDASGQLVGFDIDLAKELCKRIQANCTFVESDFDALIPSLKAKKIDAIISSLSITEKRQQEIAFTDKLYAANARLIAKKGSPIQPTLEALKGKRVGVLQASTQEAYANQYWQPKGVDVVAYQNQDLIYADLTSGRIDTAFQDEVAGSEGFLKQAAGKDYVFAGPAVKDDKLFGVGTGMGLRKNETELKAALDKAFAAMRQDGTYDKLAKKYFDFNVYGD, encoded by the coding sequence ATGAAAAAAATGTTGAAGCTTTTGCCCCTCGCACTGGTATTGGCTGCAGGCAGCGCATTCGCCGAGGTTCCTAAAAATATCAAGATTGGTACTGACCCGACCTACGCACCGTTTGAATCCAAGGATGCCAGTGGTCAACTGGTGGGGTTTGATATCGACCTGGCAAAAGAACTGTGCAAACGCATTCAGGCAAATTGCACCTTTGTCGAGAGTGATTTCGACGCGCTGATCCCGTCTCTGAAAGCGAAAAAGATCGATGCCATCATTTCTTCCCTGTCGATCACTGAAAAGCGTCAGCAGGAGATTGCGTTTACCGACAAACTTTACGCCGCCAATGCACGTTTGATTGCGAAGAAAGGCTCGCCGATTCAGCCGACGCTGGAGGCATTGAAAGGGAAACGCGTCGGCGTGTTGCAGGCTTCTACGCAAGAAGCTTACGCCAACCAGTACTGGCAACCGAAGGGCGTGGATGTGGTGGCCTACCAGAATCAGGATCTGATCTATGCCGATCTGACCTCTGGCCGTATCGATACCGCGTTTCAGGATGAAGTGGCAGGCAGTGAGGGTTTCCTGAAACAGGCTGCGGGTAAAGACTATGTGTTTGCCGGCCCGGCGGTGAAAGACGACAAATTGTTCGGCGTCGGCACCGGTATGGGATTGCGCAAGAACGAAACCGAGTTGAAAGCCGCTCTGGATAAAGCGTTTGCCGCCATGCGTCAGGATGGCACTTACGACAAGCTGGCGAAGAAGTACTTTGACTTCAACGTATACGGTGATTAA
- a CDS encoding histidine ABC transporter permease HisQ, with translation MLYSYSELIMDGARMTLQLAVCSLVLSLLIGLVGAAAKLSSSRVLSGCFSGYTTLIRGVPDLVLMLLIFYGLQMALNSVTEALGMDQIDIDPLAAGIITLGFIYGAYFTETFRGAYLAVPRGQIEAAVAFGFSPMKVFRRIMFPSMMRFALPGIGNNWQVILKSTALVSLLGLSDVIKVTQLAGKGTHHPFFFAIVAGVLYLIFTTLSNGVLWWLEKRYSQGVRKVNYE, from the coding sequence ATGCTTTATAGCTATTCCGAATTAATCATGGATGGCGCACGCATGACGCTGCAACTGGCGGTGTGTTCGCTGGTGCTGTCACTGCTGATTGGCCTGGTGGGTGCGGCGGCCAAGCTGTCGTCCAGCCGAGTGCTATCCGGTTGTTTTTCTGGCTATACCACCCTGATTCGCGGCGTACCGGATCTGGTCCTGATGCTGCTGATTTTCTATGGTTTACAGATGGCGCTTAACAGCGTCACCGAAGCGCTAGGCATGGATCAAATCGATATCGATCCGCTGGCGGCCGGGATTATTACGCTGGGATTCATCTACGGCGCGTACTTCACCGAAACATTCCGCGGCGCTTATCTGGCGGTGCCTCGAGGTCAGATTGAAGCGGCGGTGGCGTTTGGCTTTTCGCCGATGAAAGTGTTTCGCCGCATCATGTTCCCGTCGATGATGCGCTTTGCCTTGCCGGGGATTGGCAACAACTGGCAGGTGATCCTCAAGTCGACCGCGCTGGTGTCGCTGCTGGGGCTGAGCGATGTGATCAAAGTAACGCAATTGGCCGGAAAGGGAACGCATCATCCGTTCTTTTTCGCGATTGTCGCCGGTGTGCTGTATCTGATTTTTACCACCTTGTCCAACGGGGTGCTGTGGTGGCTGGAAAAACGCTACTCACAGGGAGTCCGGAAAGTAAATTATGAGTGA
- a CDS encoding ABC transporter permease: protein MSEILQQYWQALLWSDGYRLTGLAMTLWLLIVSVTLGGLMAIPLAIARVSPRRRYRLPVWAFTYVFRGTPLYVQLLVFYSGVYSLEIVRGTDLLNAFFRSGLNCAVLALALNTCAYTTEIFAGAIRSVPHGEIEAARAYGFSRFKQYRSIILPGALRIALPAYSNEVILMLHSTSLAFTVTVPDLLKVARDINAATYKPFYAFGIAGVMYLAISFVLISLFRKAERRWLRHLHTRSSH from the coding sequence ATGAGTGAGATTCTGCAACAATACTGGCAAGCCTTGCTATGGAGTGACGGCTACCGTCTTACCGGGCTGGCGATGACGCTGTGGCTGCTGATTGTATCGGTGACCCTCGGCGGGTTGATGGCGATTCCGCTGGCGATAGCCCGCGTCTCGCCTCGCCGTCGCTACCGGTTGCCGGTCTGGGCTTTTACCTATGTGTTCCGCGGCACGCCGCTCTACGTACAACTGCTGGTGTTTTACTCTGGCGTATACAGCCTGGAAATCGTGCGCGGCACCGACTTGTTGAACGCGTTTTTTCGCAGCGGCCTGAATTGCGCCGTTCTGGCGCTGGCGCTGAATACTTGTGCCTATACCACGGAAATTTTCGCCGGTGCCATTCGTTCTGTGCCGCACGGTGAAATCGAAGCGGCGCGGGCCTACGGGTTTTCACGTTTCAAACAATATCGCAGCATCATTTTGCCGGGGGCATTGCGCATTGCGCTACCGGCCTACAGCAACGAAGTCATCCTGATGCTGCATTCCACCTCGCTGGCATTTACCGTCACGGTGCCGGACTTGCTGAAAGTGGCGCGTGATATCAACGCAGCCACCTATAAACCGTTTTATGCCTTTGGCATCGCCGGCGTGATGTACCTGGCGATATCATTTGTATTGATCTCGTTGTTCAGGAAGGCGGAACGCCGCTGGTTACGGCATCTTCACACCCGTTCATCCCATTAA
- the hisP gene encoding histidine ABC transporter ATP-binding protein HisP: protein MQNNKLMVTELRKRYGQHEVLKGISLQAKAGDVISIIGSSGSGKSTLLRCINFLEKPCEGSIHVNGQEIHMVRDKDGQLKVFDKKQLQLLRTRLTMVFQHFNLWSFMTALENVMEAPVQVLGLSKAEARKRAEFYLNKVGITGASQEKYPADLSGGQQQRVSIARALAMEPDVLLFDEPTSALDPELVGEVLRIMQQLAEEGKTMVVVTHEMEFARHVSSHVIFLHQGLVEEEGPPEAVFGNPQSPRLQQFLSGALK, encoded by the coding sequence ATGCAGAATAACAAGCTGATGGTGACGGAATTACGTAAGCGTTATGGTCAGCATGAGGTGCTGAAAGGCATTTCATTACAGGCTAAAGCCGGGGACGTTATTTCGATTATCGGGTCATCGGGATCGGGTAAAAGCACCTTATTACGGTGTATTAACTTTCTGGAAAAACCTTGTGAAGGGTCTATCCATGTGAATGGACAGGAAATTCACATGGTGCGGGACAAAGATGGTCAGCTGAAGGTGTTCGACAAAAAGCAGCTACAGCTGCTGCGTACCCGGCTGACCATGGTATTCCAGCATTTCAATTTGTGGAGCTTCATGACGGCGCTGGAGAACGTGATGGAAGCGCCGGTGCAGGTGCTGGGATTGAGCAAGGCGGAAGCCCGCAAGCGCGCGGAGTTCTACCTGAATAAAGTGGGTATTACCGGTGCGTCACAGGAGAAATACCCGGCCGATTTGTCCGGCGGCCAACAGCAGCGAGTGTCTATCGCCCGTGCGCTGGCGATGGAGCCGGATGTGTTGCTGTTTGACGAGCCGACGTCGGCGCTGGATCCGGAACTGGTGGGCGAAGTCTTGCGCATCATGCAGCAACTGGCGGAAGAGGGTAAAACCATGGTGGTGGTGACCCACGAAATGGAGTTCGCCCGGCATGTATCCAGCCATGTGATCTTTCTGCATCAAGGGCTGGTGGAAGAAGAAGGGCCGCCGGAGGCGGTATTCGGCAACCCGCAAAGCCCTCGTTTGCAGCAGTTCCTGTCTGGTGCGCTGAAGTAA
- a CDS encoding TIGR01777 family oxidoreductase, with the protein MKLLITGGTGLIGRHLITRLLSLSHQVTVVTRSVERARRLWGDQVNYWHGLEEHTSLDGFDGVINLAGEPIADKRWTKAQKARLCQSRWDITRQLAQLIRRSQTPPSVFLSGSAVGYYGDQGQALVTEDEPPHDDFTHELCARWEALALEAESDHTRVCLMRTGVVLSAEGGALAKMLPIFRLGMGGPIGSGRQYLPWIHIDDMTNAILYLLDTPMLRGPFNMVSPYPVRNEKFSAMLANMLDRPGFVRTPGWALRLLMGEAATLLLGGQRAIPQQLEQAGFGFRFFELEEALKDLLHPRAG; encoded by the coding sequence ATGAAGCTACTGATCACCGGGGGAACCGGCCTTATTGGACGTCATCTGATTACGCGCTTGTTGTCCCTGTCGCACCAGGTCACGGTGGTGACCCGCTCTGTGGAGCGCGCGCGACGGCTGTGGGGCGACCAGGTCAATTACTGGCACGGACTGGAAGAACACACCTCGCTGGATGGCTTCGACGGCGTTATCAATCTGGCTGGCGAACCGATTGCCGACAAACGCTGGACCAAAGCGCAAAAAGCACGGCTGTGCCAAAGCCGTTGGGATATCACCCGCCAGCTCGCGCAGTTGATTCGCCGCAGCCAAACGCCTCCTTCGGTATTTTTGTCCGGTTCGGCGGTTGGCTATTACGGCGATCAGGGGCAAGCGCTGGTAACCGAAGATGAACCGCCTCACGATGACTTTACCCATGAACTTTGCGCCCGTTGGGAGGCGCTGGCGCTGGAGGCGGAAAGCGATCATACCCGTGTTTGCCTGATGCGTACCGGGGTGGTTCTGTCGGCAGAAGGCGGTGCGCTGGCCAAAATGCTGCCGATTTTCCGGCTGGGGATGGGTGGACCAATCGGCTCCGGCAGGCAATACCTGCCGTGGATTCATATTGATGATATGACCAACGCTATTTTATATCTGTTGGACACCCCCATGCTGAGAGGCCCCTTCAACATGGTGTCGCCCTACCCGGTGCGTAACGAGAAATTCTCCGCCATGCTGGCGAACATGTTGGATCGCCCCGGTTTTGTTCGTACTCCCGGTTGGGCTCTCCGGCTATTAATGGGCGAAGCCGCAACGTTACTGCTGGGCGGGCAACGGGCCATTCCGCAGCAACTGGAGCAAGCCGGATTTGGTTTTCGCTTCTTTGAGCTGGAAGAGGCGCTGAAAGATTTGCTGCATCCCCGCGCCGGTTGA
- the yfcG gene encoding GSH-dependent disulfide bond oxidoreductase translates to MIDVYYAPTPNGHKITLFLEEAQLPYQLHKVDISAGDQFKPAFLAISPNNKIPAIVDQQPADLGAPISLFESGAILLYLAEKSGKLLSSDVRERAATLQWLFWQVAGFGPMLGQNHHFNHFAPQPVPYAIERYQKETERLYGVLDKQLHDHAWLAGNAYSIADIATYPWVVSHERQHIDLDAFPAVKSWFERIRERPATQRAYQLAAKA, encoded by the coding sequence ATGATTGATGTGTATTACGCCCCTACCCCTAACGGTCACAAAATCACCCTGTTCCTGGAAGAAGCACAGTTACCCTATCAATTACACAAGGTGGATATCAGCGCCGGCGATCAGTTTAAACCGGCGTTTCTGGCCATTTCCCCCAATAACAAGATTCCTGCCATCGTCGATCAGCAACCTGCCGACCTGGGCGCACCGATCAGCCTGTTCGAATCCGGTGCTATTTTGCTCTATCTGGCCGAGAAAAGCGGCAAGCTATTGAGCTCCGATGTGCGGGAGCGTGCCGCCACTCTGCAATGGCTGTTCTGGCAGGTAGCCGGTTTCGGGCCGATGCTGGGACAAAACCACCATTTCAACCACTTTGCGCCTCAGCCGGTGCCTTACGCCATCGAACGCTACCAAAAGGAAACGGAGCGGCTGTATGGAGTGCTGGATAAACAACTGCATGACCATGCCTGGCTGGCCGGCAATGCGTACAGCATCGCCGATATCGCTACCTATCCCTGGGTGGTGTCTCACGAACGCCAGCATATCGACCTTGACGCCTTCCCGGCAGTGAAAAGTTGGTTTGAACGTATTCGCGAGCGCCCAGCTACGCAGCGCGCCTACCAGCTCGCCGCTAAAGCCTGA
- the yfcE gene encoding phosphodiesterase, with amino-acid sequence MKLMFASDLHGSLSATETLLARFEQSGADWLILLGDFLNHGPRNPLPDRYQPADVAILLNRYASQIMAVRGNCDSEVDQMLLQFPITAPWQQVLLPDNRLFLTHGHLYHPEKRPPLHAGDVLVFGHTHLPVAERRDDIFCFNPGSVSLPKGGYPASYGLLESGVLRVVSLGSGEAIAQVTISH; translated from the coding sequence ATGAAACTGATGTTTGCGTCTGACCTGCATGGCTCACTGTCGGCCACCGAAACCTTGCTGGCCCGTTTTGAACAGAGCGGCGCCGACTGGCTGATTCTGCTGGGCGATTTTCTTAATCATGGCCCTCGTAATCCGTTGCCGGATCGCTACCAACCGGCAGATGTCGCGATTTTACTGAACCGCTACGCTTCACAGATTATGGCGGTTCGGGGGAATTGCGACAGCGAGGTTGACCAGATGCTGTTACAGTTTCCGATCACCGCGCCCTGGCAACAAGTGCTGTTGCCTGACAACCGCTTATTTTTGACCCACGGACATCTCTATCACCCGGAAAAACGCCCGCCGCTGCATGCCGGCGATGTACTGGTGTTTGGCCACACGCACCTTCCAGTGGCCGAGCGGCGTGATGACATTTTCTGCTTCAATCCCGGCTCCGTCAGTCTGCCTAAAGGCGGTTATCCCGCCAGTTACGGTTTGCTGGAGTCTGGGGTGTTGCGGGTTGTGTCATTAGGGAGTGGAGAGGCTATTGCGCAGGTTACGATTAGCCACTAA
- the yfcD gene encoding NUDIX hydrolase YfcD produces MVEQTQTAGTEWVDIVDENNEVIAQSSRQQMRAQHLRHRATYIVVHDGMGKILVQRRTETKDFYPGWLDATAGGVVQSGENLLESARREAEEELGIAGVPFAEHGLFYYESDDCRVWGALFSCVMHGPFALQAEEIDEVSWLTPEEITARCDEFTPDSLKALSLWLSRNSGSNNDYIKPTRVTSRAQSEEPSGTQDHDAVEEEH; encoded by the coding sequence ATGGTGGAACAAACACAGACGGCAGGCACGGAGTGGGTCGACATCGTTGATGAAAACAACGAGGTTATTGCCCAGTCGAGTCGCCAACAGATGCGTGCTCAGCACCTGAGGCACCGTGCTACCTACATTGTTGTACATGATGGCATGGGCAAGATTCTGGTTCAGCGCCGTACCGAAACCAAAGATTTTTACCCCGGCTGGCTGGATGCGACCGCCGGCGGCGTAGTGCAAAGCGGTGAAAATTTGCTGGAATCGGCGCGCCGTGAAGCGGAAGAGGAACTGGGCATTGCGGGCGTGCCGTTTGCCGAGCACGGCCTGTTTTACTATGAAAGCGATGACTGCCGGGTGTGGGGCGCGTTGTTCAGCTGTGTCATGCATGGCCCGTTTGCCTTGCAGGCCGAAGAAATTGACGAGGTCAGTTGGCTGACGCCGGAAGAGATTACCGCGCGCTGCGATGAGTTCACCCCGGATTCGCTCAAAGCGTTGTCGCTTTGGCTAAGCCGCAACAGCGGCAGCAACAATGATTACATCAAGCCGACACGTGTGACGTCACGGGCTCAAAGCGAGGAGCCGAGCGGAACACAAGACCATGATGCCGTAGAAGAAGAGCATTAA
- the pta gene encoding phosphate acetyltransferase codes for MSRTIMLIPTGTSVGLTSVSLGVIRSMEQKGVRLSVFKPIAQARSGESAQDQTTTIVRATSAIPAAEPLAMNYVESMLSSNQQDVLLEEIIARYHESTKDAEVVLVEGLVPTRKHQFANALNYEIAKTLNAEIVFVLALGNDSPAQLKERIDIARSSFGGSKNKNITGVIINKLNAPVDEQGRTRPDLSEIFDDSTKASVANIDPKLLFANSPLPVLGCVPWSFDLIATRAIDMANHLNARVINAGDIQTRRVKSVTFCARSIPHMLEHFRPGSLLVTSADRPDVLVAACLAAMNGVEIGALLLTGGYEIDPAISKLCERAFQTGLPVFMVNTNTWQTSLNLQSFNLELPPDDHERVEKVQEYVARHIDAQWIDSLTATSERSRRLSPPAFRYQLTELARQAGKRIVLPEGNEPRTVKAAAICAERGIAQCVLLGNPDEIQRVAAAQGVELGKGIEIIDPVEARERYVPRLVELRKSKGMTEVVAREQLEDNVVLGTLMLEQGEVDGLVSGAVHTTANTIRPPLQLIKTAPGSSLVSSVFFMLLPEQVLVYGDCAINPDPTAEQLAEIAIQSADSAAAFGIEPRVAMISYSTGNSGAGSDVDKVREATRLAQEKRPDLVIDGPLQYDAAIMADVAQSKAPNSPVAGKATVFVFPDLNTGNTTYKAVQRSADLISIGPMLQGMRKPVNDLSRGALVDDIVYTVALTAIQATQIA; via the coding sequence GTGTCCCGTACAATCATGTTGATTCCTACCGGCACCAGTGTGGGCCTGACCAGCGTCAGCCTGGGTGTCATTCGTTCCATGGAACAAAAAGGCGTGCGCCTGAGCGTATTCAAACCTATCGCTCAAGCACGCTCTGGTGAAAGCGCACAGGATCAGACCACCACTATCGTCCGCGCCACCTCCGCTATCCCAGCCGCTGAACCGCTGGCAATGAACTACGTGGAGTCAATGCTGAGCAGCAATCAGCAGGATGTACTGCTGGAAGAAATCATCGCTCGCTACCACGAGAGCACCAAAGACGCGGAAGTCGTATTGGTCGAAGGTCTGGTACCGACTCGTAAACATCAGTTCGCCAACGCGCTGAACTATGAAATCGCCAAGACGCTGAATGCAGAGATCGTTTTCGTACTGGCGCTGGGCAACGATTCTCCGGCACAGTTGAAAGAGCGTATCGACATTGCACGCTCCAGCTTCGGCGGCAGCAAGAACAAAAACATCACCGGCGTTATCATCAACAAGCTGAATGCACCGGTTGATGAACAGGGCCGTACCCGCCCCGACCTGTCTGAAATCTTCGATGATTCCACCAAAGCCAGCGTTGCCAATATCGATCCGAAGTTGCTGTTTGCCAACAGCCCGCTGCCGGTTCTGGGCTGCGTACCCTGGAGCTTTGATCTGATCGCAACCCGCGCCATCGACATGGCGAACCACCTGAATGCGCGCGTGATCAACGCCGGCGACATTCAGACTCGCCGTGTGAAATCAGTGACTTTCTGTGCGCGCAGTATTCCGCATATGCTGGAGCATTTCCGCCCGGGCTCACTGTTGGTGACCTCCGCCGACCGTCCGGACGTATTGGTTGCCGCTTGTCTGGCCGCCATGAACGGCGTTGAAATCGGCGCCCTACTGCTGACCGGCGGCTACGAAATCGACCCGGCCATCAGCAAACTGTGCGAACGTGCCTTCCAGACCGGCCTGCCGGTATTCATGGTCAACACCAACACCTGGCAGACTTCGCTGAACCTGCAAAGCTTCAACCTGGAACTGCCGCCGGACGATCACGAGCGCGTAGAAAAAGTGCAGGAATATGTGGCTCGCCACATCGATGCCCAGTGGATCGATTCCCTGACCGCCACGTCCGAGCGTTCACGTCGTCTGTCCCCGCCGGCATTCCGTTATCAGTTGACCGAACTGGCGCGCCAGGCCGGCAAACGTATCGTGCTGCCGGAAGGTAACGAACCGCGTACCGTTAAAGCCGCCGCTATCTGCGCCGAACGTGGCATTGCACAGTGCGTGCTGCTGGGTAATCCGGATGAGATCCAACGCGTAGCCGCTGCACAAGGTGTCGAGCTGGGCAAAGGCATTGAGATTATCGATCCGGTTGAAGCCCGTGAGCGCTATGTTCCGCGTCTGGTCGAACTGCGTAAGAGCAAAGGCATGACCGAAGTGGTCGCCCGCGAACAACTGGAAGACAACGTCGTACTGGGCACCCTGATGCTGGAACAAGGCGAAGTTGACGGTCTGGTCTCCGGCGCCGTTCACACTACGGCTAACACCATCCGTCCGCCGTTGCAGTTGATCAAAACCGCACCGGGCAGTTCACTGGTCTCCTCCGTGTTCTTCATGCTGCTGCCTGAGCAGGTACTGGTGTATGGCGACTGCGCCATCAACCCGGATCCGACTGCCGAACAACTGGCGGAAATCGCTATTCAGTCTGCCGACTCGGCCGCCGCTTTCGGCATCGAACCGCGCGTGGCGATGATCTCCTACTCCACCGGTAACTCCGGTGCGGGCAGCGATGTGGATAAAGTCCGCGAAGCAACCCGTCTGGCGCAGGAAAAACGTCCGGATCTGGTGATCGATGGTCCGTTGCAGTACGACGCCGCCATCATGGCCGACGTTGCGCAGTCCAAAGCACCGAACTCGCCGGTTGCAGGTAAAGCCACCGTGTTCGTATTCCCGGACCTCAACACCGGTAACACCACCTATAAAGCGGTACAGCGTTCTGCTGACCTGATCTCCATCGGGCCGATGCTGCAAGGCATGCGTAAGCCGGTTAACGACCTGTCCCGCGGCGCGCTGGTAGACGACATCGTCTACACCGTAGCGCTGACCGCCATTCAGGCCACCCAGATTGCCTGA